The nucleotide window CGTCGCAGAGGTCACGTGGATCAATTACGATGAGACGACTGCCGACCGAATCGTCCTCAGCTACACGTAAATCGAAAGGGCCCGCATGCTGAACTGGATCGAAGAACGCACCGGCGGCATATCCGCCCTCAAGAATTTCCTCACCGAGGACGTGCCCGGCGGCGCTAGCTACTGGTATACGTTCGGCAGCGCGACGCTCATCGCGCTCGTCATCCAGATCATCACCGGCATCTTCCTGACGTTCTATTACGCGCCGTCAGCGTCCACGGCGTGGGAATCGACCAAGTTCATCTACGACCACGTCACCGGCGGCGCGTTCATCCTTAGCCTGCATTTCTGGGGCGCGTCGGCCATGATCGCGCTCATGACCGTCCACTTGCTCCAAGTGATGATCTGGGGTGCATACAAGAAACCGCGCGAGGTCATGTGGGTCATCGGGGTCGTGCTGTTCCTGCTCACGCTCGCGCTCGGCCTGACGGGTTATCTCTTGCCGTGGGACCTCAACGCATATTCGGCGTCGCAAGTCTCGATCAACATCGCGGGTAACATCCCGATCGTCGGAACCGCACAGAAGTACTTTCTGCAAGACGGCACGCAGATGGGAACCCTTACCATCAATCGCTTTTTCGGCATCCACGTCTGGCTCGTGCCGATCATGCTGCTCGGCCTTGTCGGTCTACATCTGGCGGTGTTCCGCCACAACGGCGCTGCAGGGCCGCCGGCAGACGAGACGCCGAGGAAGTTCGGCCGGTTCTATCCGGACCAGATCTTCATGGACACGCTCGTGTCGTTTTTGGTGTTCGCGGTCATCGTCTGCTTAGCGATTTGGATGCCCGCGCCGCTGCTCGCAAAAGCCGACCCGACCAATTCTCAATTCGTGCCGTCGCCGGCATGGTATTTCTATCCGCTCTTCGGGCTGCTGCAGAAGCTACCCGGTCAGATGGGTCCGATTTCAGGCGAGCTCGTCGGCACCGCGTTGATCCCGACGCTCGGCGTCGGCGTGCTGCTGCTCCTGCCCTGGATCGATCGCAACCGAAAACGTTCGCTTAACCAACGGCCGTATTTCGTTGCCCTCACGTTTCTTTCGGTCGTCGTCGTCGGGATATTCGGATGGATCGGCGCCGCTTCGATAACGGACCACATCAAGGCGAGCGGCGGCGCCGGCCAGACGCCGGTGCGCGGCTACGGCGCGGTGGCCGGAGCAGAAGAGGCCGCTGCGGCGCCTGCTGCGGCGGCATCCGGTCCGGTCGCGCGCGGTCAGGCGGTCTATACGCAGAACTGCGCTTCGTGCCACGGGGCTGCCGGTGGAGGAACACCGAATCTCGCGCCGCCGCTCGACGGTAATCCGTTCGTGACGGGCGATCCTTCGAAGGTCGTCGCCGTCGTCAACGGCGGGCTGCACGGCCAACCAGTCATGGGCAAGTCGTACGGCACGCAGATGCCCGCGTGGAAGGGCCAGCTCACGCCGGCGCAGGTCGCCGACGTCGTCTCGTATATCCGCGGCTCGTGGAGCAACCACGCGTCCATCGTGAAATGATGTAGGGCGGACCTTTATGGTCCGCCTTCATTGCTATCACCCGTCATCAATCTG belongs to Candidatus Eremiobacteraceae bacterium and includes:
- a CDS encoding cytochrome b N-terminal domain-containing protein, coding for MLNWIEERTGGISALKNFLTEDVPGGASYWYTFGSATLIALVIQIITGIFLTFYYAPSASTAWESTKFIYDHVTGGAFILSLHFWGASAMIALMTVHLLQVMIWGAYKKPREVMWVIGVVLFLLTLALGLTGYLLPWDLNAYSASQVSINIAGNIPIVGTAQKYFLQDGTQMGTLTINRFFGIHVWLVPIMLLGLVGLHLAVFRHNGAAGPPADETPRKFGRFYPDQIFMDTLVSFLVFAVIVCLAIWMPAPLLAKADPTNSQFVPSPAWYFYPLFGLLQKLPGQMGPISGELVGTALIPTLGVGVLLLLPWIDRNRKRSLNQRPYFVALTFLSVVVVGIFGWIGAASITDHIKASGGAGQTPVRGYGAVAGAEEAAAAPAAAASGPVARGQAVYTQNCASCHGAAGGGTPNLAPPLDGNPFVTGDPSKVVAVVNGGLHGQPVMGKSYGTQMPAWKGQLTPAQVADVVSYIRGSWSNHASIVK